Proteins encoded in a region of the Mucilaginibacter sabulilitoris genome:
- a CDS encoding SusC/RagA family TonB-linked outer membrane protein — MIKNLLLLGIPLFFSASNLFAQRIIKGQITDSRDKQPLPGVSVSLKGTTSGTVTNNNGDYNITVNIDNPVLVFKFVGYLTQEKPADRESVINVQLSEDNKQLNEVVVTALGIKREQKSLGYSTQTVKGSDLTITKDQNVIGDLAGKISGAQVTGSSGANLGGTAKIKLRGINSLDGSGSPLMVVDGTPVAQDNFGDDENGVDRGNISQDINPDDIESVSVLKGPAASALYGLRGQYGAILITTKKGIKGAKNVSVSVNSAFSFERIGNFQPLQNIYGVGNNQTFSTLDNGQKYINGNDESWGPKMDGTPVRMFYSFYPEDLQYGQLTPFVPHPDNIKDYYQTGLNINNGVTVTGGSENASYRLSYNNNYIKGTMPNTSLTRNNFGLSTSLNLNAKLTLGANVNYATNSAQRPTQGYQGSFTGAQQWFQRNLDINRLRNYKYSDGTILNWNVNPNSAGVITNNKPSDWDNPFFDAYEVLNNDSRQRVFGDVNLTYQVLPGLKLSGFVRSDFYTQDITNKTAFGGRLDEGYAAGKYQNTENNYEFLGQYDKKWDDFSSNFLLGANLLTQNYSQLYAATVGGLSSPGDYTIGASVSRPISTSYLRKKQVRSAYATGSFGYKDIYFLEASLRNDISSALPANNNSYWYSSVSGSFVFSELLKWEPLSFGKLRAGYAVAGSDLAPYQTQYTYELGTVYPGINPITVPELLNNPNIKPSFANSLELGTDLKFFKNRLGLAFTYYNQQNKNQIINLSVSGASGYDQTVVNAGLIENKGIEVSLTGRPVQSKLFTWDAILNVAHNTSKIKELYPGVNTYQLDVQTYSSVSVYLNATLNKGFGNIVGQGYQRDPATGKILLGTDNMPLYDNNHDFGSVLPKFTGGFQNNFQIWKFNLSAMIDFQDGGKFYSWSQMLSVKSGQSAETAVLNDKGVNVREPIANGGGVKITGISKATGQEVTAYVDARGYYRNVLGTQVTENWIYDASYIKLREVSLGYTFDKGLSRKSPFKAIKIALIARNPWMIWQKAPKGVDPSELSSGSNSISWIEKGELPTVRSYGLNLNLTF, encoded by the coding sequence ATGATAAAAAACTTACTACTATTAGGGATTCCCCTGTTTTTTTCAGCATCCAACCTATTCGCGCAACGTATAATTAAGGGACAAATAACTGACTCAAGAGATAAACAACCTTTACCTGGCGTATCTGTGTCTTTAAAGGGAACAACATCAGGAACAGTTACTAATAACAATGGCGATTACAACATTACGGTTAATATCGATAACCCTGTCCTGGTTTTTAAATTTGTAGGATACCTTACACAGGAAAAACCGGCAGACAGGGAATCTGTTATCAATGTTCAATTAAGCGAAGATAACAAGCAGCTTAATGAGGTAGTGGTCACCGCTCTTGGTATCAAAAGAGAGCAAAAATCATTAGGGTATTCTACTCAAACGGTAAAAGGTTCCGACTTAACTATAACTAAAGACCAGAATGTCATTGGCGATTTAGCAGGTAAAATTTCCGGAGCGCAGGTGACAGGTTCTTCGGGGGCAAATCTTGGTGGTACGGCAAAAATCAAATTAAGAGGGATTAATTCACTTGACGGTAGTGGTTCTCCTCTAATGGTAGTTGACGGAACTCCAGTTGCACAGGATAACTTTGGCGACGATGAAAATGGTGTAGACAGAGGGAATATTTCCCAGGACATTAACCCCGATGATATTGAAAGCGTAAGTGTTTTGAAAGGCCCGGCCGCCTCTGCCCTGTATGGTTTACGCGGGCAATATGGCGCTATCCTTATCACCACTAAAAAAGGCATTAAAGGAGCCAAAAACGTATCCGTTTCGGTAAACAGTGCTTTTTCTTTTGAGCGTATAGGTAACTTTCAGCCCTTACAAAACATTTATGGCGTAGGGAATAACCAAACCTTCTCCACGCTTGATAACGGTCAAAAATACATCAATGGCAATGACGAAAGCTGGGGCCCCAAGATGGATGGTACACCTGTGAGGATGTTTTACAGCTTTTATCCTGAAGATCTGCAATATGGGCAGCTGACACCATTTGTGCCTCATCCGGACAACATTAAAGATTATTATCAAACTGGCCTTAATATTAATAATGGGGTTACAGTTACCGGAGGCAGCGAAAATGCATCTTACCGCCTTAGCTATAATAATAATTATATTAAAGGCACCATGCCCAATACCTCGTTAACCCGCAACAACTTCGGTTTAAGTACTTCCTTAAACTTAAATGCCAAATTAACGCTGGGTGCAAACGTAAATTACGCCACTAACAGCGCCCAAAGACCAACACAGGGTTATCAGGGATCATTTACCGGCGCACAGCAATGGTTTCAGCGTAATTTAGATATTAATCGCCTGCGCAACTATAAATATTCCGATGGTACTATTCTGAACTGGAATGTGAACCCGAACTCGGCAGGTGTAATTACAAATAATAAACCAAGCGATTGGGATAATCCGTTTTTTGACGCTTACGAGGTTCTTAATAATGACAGCCGACAGCGCGTTTTTGGGGATGTGAACCTGACTTACCAGGTATTGCCCGGATTAAAATTAAGCGGTTTTGTAAGATCAGATTTTTATACCCAGGATATTACCAACAAAACCGCATTCGGCGGCCGTTTGGATGAGGGATATGCTGCAGGTAAATACCAGAATACTGAAAATAATTATGAGTTCTTAGGCCAGTATGATAAAAAATGGGATGATTTCTCATCTAACTTCCTGTTAGGAGCCAACCTGCTCACCCAAAACTACAGCCAGTTATATGCAGCAACTGTAGGTGGCCTGTCAAGTCCCGGAGATTATACCATAGGCGCGTCTGTCAGCAGGCCCATAAGTACTTCTTATCTCAGAAAAAAACAGGTAAGAAGCGCTTACGCAACTGGATCTTTTGGATACAAAGACATTTATTTTTTAGAGGCATCCTTACGTAACGATATATCATCGGCATTGCCGGCTAACAATAATTCTTACTGGTACTCATCAGTATCAGGTAGTTTTGTTTTTAGCGAACTGTTAAAATGGGAACCTTTATCGTTTGGTAAATTAAGAGCGGGATATGCCGTGGCCGGATCAGATCTTGCTCCATATCAAACCCAATATACTTATGAGCTGGGCACCGTTTACCCTGGCATCAACCCCATTACCGTTCCCGAATTATTAAACAATCCGAATATAAAACCGTCCTTTGCTAACTCACTGGAATTGGGTACCGATCTTAAATTTTTTAAGAATCGTTTAGGATTAGCTTTTACTTATTATAATCAGCAAAATAAGAATCAGATTATAAACTTATCCGTTTCCGGGGCGAGCGGCTACGACCAAACTGTTGTTAATGCCGGCTTGATAGAAAACAAAGGCATTGAGGTCTCGCTTACAGGCCGTCCGGTACAATCTAAATTATTTACCTGGGATGCCATATTGAACGTGGCACATAATACGAGTAAAATAAAGGAATTATACCCCGGTGTGAATACCTACCAGTTAGATGTACAAACCTACTCGAGCGTATCTGTTTATTTAAACGCTACGCTGAATAAAGGATTCGGCAATATCGTTGGCCAGGGTTATCAACGCGATCCGGCAACCGGAAAAATTCTGCTGGGTACCGATAATATGCCTCTTTATGATAACAATCATGACTTTGGCAGCGTACTACCAAAGTTTACAGGCGGTTTTCAAAACAATTTTCAGATATGGAAATTTAACCTGAGTGCCATGATCGACTTTCAGGACGGCGGAAAATTTTACAGTTGGTCACAAATGCTCTCTGTAAAATCGGGCCAGTCCGCAGAAACGGCAGTGCTTAATGATAAGGGAGTTAATGTTCGCGAACCGATAGCCAACGGCGGTGGTGTTAAGATAACTGGGATTTCAAAAGCCACCGGTCAGGAAGTTACGGCTTATGTAGATGCAAGAGGTTATTACCGCAATGTGCTGGGTACGCAGGTTACCGAAAACTGGATATATGATGCTTCTTATATTAAACTACGGGAAGTAAGCCTGGGGTATACTTTTGATAAGGGTTTATCAAGAAAATCGCCATTTAAAGCGATTAAAATCGCGCTCATCGCCCGAAATCCATGGATGATCTGGCAAAAAGCACCCAAAGGCGTTGATCCTTCCGAACTATCTTCAGGAAGTAACTCTATCAGTTGGATTGAAAAAGGCGAATTACCAACTGTACGCTCCTATGGCTTAAACTTAAATCTGACATTCTAA